In the genome of Microcoleus vaginatus PCC 9802, the window CTGTAGGTTTCTAGACAATGTTCATAAGCTTGAAGTTGTCCGGGTATCAACGGCCAATCGTGCCAAATAACTTCCCCTGATTTAATGTAAGGTTGAACAATATCAAAAGGGTTGTCTGTGCTGTTGTTGTTGTATAAATAAAACCTTTCAACACCAACTATTTTATGAAACTCCAACCACTCTATCAAATATGGAGCTTCATTTTTAAGAATCGCGCATACACTCAGTTTGCACTTATTTCTGATATTTTCTTGATCCGGCTGAGATGCTGGTTCCCCATGAGGATTATCCCGCAGCAACGGCTCGCTATTCCAAGGGTCAAAGGGAATCAGTTTGTTTTTTTGTAAATTCGGCCGGAAGAAAAATTTGCAGCGTTTGTTCAGCATTGCTGCAGCAAAAGAGAACGTGCTATTTGAAGTAGCCAAAACATCGCATTGACTCAATATGTAAAAATCCGGATAAAAAGGTGCTTCTGGCATCTCTACACCCAAATCTTTGACTGTTATGGGGTTGTAATCCGCAAAATCCCCGACCACATTTTCAATTTCATCGCTAGCTATAAACAAAACTGGTTCATCTAGCGTTTCCCACAAACCGTCCAACCATTCTCTGTACCATTCATTTGGAGCAATAGAAAGATATGGAACTATATCGCTTGCCCAGCTATAGTCGCCGCGACGCAAATGCAATGCCACAACTGTTTTGCCTCGTTCTCGCAAGCGGTTGACAGCTTCTTGCATCTTAGCTTCAACTTCCGACACTGGTTTGAACAGCGAACAGAAATACTCTTTGTGCTGAGCGTGATACTTAGTGTGAAACTGAAAAAATCCAAAAAAATCAGCGTTCCTAATTGGTTCCGGTGAATTCAGTATTGCCGATTCTGAAAGTTTATAGGGATATTGTTGCTCCACAACTTGAGGTAATGGATGAGCAATTGGCGGCTCATTGTGACCAAAAAGATATTGACCGGGCCACGCTGGCAACTCAAGCCGCATCCCGTGTTCTTTGGTGTACATTTTCAAGAAAGCATAGTCAAATATCTGATTGCCAAATCGCGCTATCTCAAATGCTGCCATCGTAATCAGAGGCTTCTTGACATAGAAAGCATCGCCCCAGTAGGGATGGTGGGTTATCGTCGCCACCCGCTGAAAGCCGTGCTTTTCGAGAAATTCGTCCAACTGGTCAATTAAAGCGCAGCCGTCATACAGTTCTTCATAATTAACCTCGGTGTTAATTCCTGCCACATATTTCAACCAGTTAGCTGCTCCTTGCAAAGCCAACAGTTCTGCCCCTTGAATATCTATATTTAAGATATTAAAGTCATAAGGGTTGAGTTGCAGTTCTTCCAGCAGCGTATCAATCGTTCTTGACTGTACTTCAACTTGATGCGTTTCTTGAATGCTTGGATAAAGTTCTAGATGACGCTTCAGTTGCAAAATAGAACTGCTTTGATCGATCGAAGTCACGCGCAAGTTTACCGTACCATTTTCATTGCTAACAGCACAGTTCACGGCTTGAACATTTTGCACCCCAACAATATTAGCTTGCAACCGTTCAAACACAACCGGGTTAGCTTCCACAAACAGCACTTTTTCCACACCCATTGCTTGATAAGTGCTGATTTCTGTGCCCTCGTGAGCTCCAACGTGAATAACTCCGTGCGGCACGATTCCATATTGGCGGAAAATTTGCTGCAAGTCCAGCATTCGGGGTACTTCACCCAAAACATTTTGGCGGAATCGCTCATTTACTGCCAAAAAATTACTGAACTCAAAATTTTCATCCTCTGGCTGCCAAGTAGGTTTGTATTCTAACTTATCAGGGAAAATTTTGAAAAGTGAATACCGGAATCTTTGCAAATACTCAAATGCTTCTTTCAAGCTCGTTTTAGCATCTAGATAAGTTCCTCCATATTCAAACTGCACATAATCTATTCGGCCTGTTTCTAGAAAATATTTTGCTCCATAAAGAACTTCTAATTCGCCACCCTCAACATCTATTTTGAGAAAATTAATTCTCTTAATGCCGTGGCGCTGACAGTAATTGTCGATATTAGTGGTCAAAACAGTAATTTCTTGGGGTGTATTGAGCAACCCTTGTTTTTCAACATCTACTCTGCGGTAAAAGGTACTCAATAGTGGATTGACTTCGTAATAATAAAATGTCTTAACTTCTTCCTTCTGCCCTACAGCTAGATTGTTGGAAATTACTTGTTTATCCAGGTTCTGAATCAGCTTTTTGTAGACATGAGGAATTGGTTCAAACAGGTGAATTTCTACGTCATGTCCTTGGCTCAACACTTCCGCTGTCCAATCCCCAGCATTAGCACCTACATCAAAAACCACATTCCCTGCATTAATAAATCTAGCGATAACTTGGCTCTCACCACTACCTTGAAAGCTGCTATTTATTATTTTTTCTGTTTCTTTTTTCTCTTCTGGATGCTTTGGCAAAGCAGTAGCTACCCGGAACTCACCTGTTCGCGAAAACTCTTCCCATGCCTTAGTATTAGCATCTTGACAAAACTGAGCTAAAACTGATTTTGCTCGTTCAGGCACAGAAACTATGGCATCTTCAAAAATAACGGTATATCTGCTTATTTTCGCCGATAGTGTAGCCATTATTTCATTAAGGCTTGGCCACTGTTCTATACGGTGAGGACTTGGTGGGGGAGACAAAAACAATCGAGCATCGTCAATCAGGATAAAATGTTCGCATTCAGAATTATTGATTATTTCCAATTCTTCAAGTAGCGGACACTCATCATTTTCTCCCGCTGTACCACCGCCCATCCAATGAGCATCCAACCAAAACAGAGCAGGCTCATTGAGTTGAGGAACGACTAATTTAAGTTGTTCTTTTGTATGACCCCACAAAAATTCTATATTTTTTACATGGCTATAAGCACTGGATGTAGATTCGTATATATGCTTAGCAAATTCTATTGTGAATACCTTTTGAAAATGCTCTGCCGCCCACACAGATGTGCTGCCTTGAAAAGTCCCCGTCTCTACAAATGTTGGCAAATTATATTCATTTTTCAGCACCAATATTAGCTGTTTGCAATCTCCCAAACCCATCTCAATTACTCCTATACATTTTTTTTCAACACATAACTACAGTCTTTCTGAACCAGCTTTTTTTTTGCACTGTTTAGAGATTAACATATCTTGGCTGCCAATCATGAGATTTCAAAGACCTCATCGTGACAGGATAAAACCTAACTGGTTCCACAAATTCACTTTCATATACGCGCTCGAGCGCGTAACCCAATTTATTATGTAGATCAGCCGGAATCCCGTCCTTCATCTTTCGATAATCGCGAT includes:
- a CDS encoding FkbM family methyltransferase, with the translated sequence MGLGDCKQLILVLKNEYNLPTFVETGTFQGSTSVWAAEHFQKVFTIEFAKHIYESTSSAYSHVKNIEFLWGHTKEQLKLVVPQLNEPALFWLDAHWMGGGTAGENDECPLLEELEIINNSECEHFILIDDARLFLSPPPSPHRIEQWPSLNEIMATLSAKISRYTVIFEDAIVSVPERAKSVLAQFCQDANTKAWEEFSRTGEFRVATALPKHPEEKKETEKIINSSFQGSGESQVIARFINAGNVVFDVGANAGDWTAEVLSQGHDVEIHLFEPIPHVYKKLIQNLDKQVISNNLAVGQKEEVKTFYYYEVNPLLSTFYRRVDVEKQGLLNTPQEITVLTTNIDNYCQRHGIKRINFLKIDVEGGELEVLYGAKYFLETGRIDYVQFEYGGTYLDAKTSLKEAFEYLQRFRYSLFKIFPDKLEYKPTWQPEDENFEFSNFLAVNERFRQNVLGEVPRMLDLQQIFRQYGIVPHGVIHVGAHEGTEISTYQAMGVEKVLFVEANPVVFERLQANIVGVQNVQAVNCAVSNENGTVNLRVTSIDQSSSILQLKRHLELYPSIQETHQVEVQSRTIDTLLEELQLNPYDFNILNIDIQGAELLALQGAANWLKYVAGINTEVNYEELYDGCALIDQLDEFLEKHGFQRVATITHHPYWGDAFYVKKPLITMAAFEIARFGNQIFDYAFLKMYTKEHGMRLELPAWPGQYLFGHNEPPIAHPLPQVVEQQYPYKLSESAILNSPEPIRNADFFGFFQFHTKYHAQHKEYFCSLFKPVSEVEAKMQEAVNRLRERGKTVVALHLRRGDYSWASDIVPYLSIAPNEWYREWLDGLWETLDEPVLFIASDEIENVVGDFADYNPITVKDLGVEMPEAPFYPDFYILSQCDVLATSNSTFSFAAAMLNKRCKFFFRPNLQKNKLIPFDPWNSEPLLRDNPHGEPASQPDQENIRNKCKLSVCAILKNEAPYLIEWLEFHKIVGVERFYLYNNNSTDNPFDIVQPYIKSGEVIWHDWPLIPGQLQAYEHCLETYRQGSEWIAFIDLDEFLFPTEKDDLKEVLEEFYDCPAVAVNWLVFGSSGHKTRPEGLQIENFTKRGVNEWEINKHIKSIVRPVEAMRPLSPHDFTYLNDRVAITENKEPIVGPWSTTNSVQKIRINHYTTRSLQENKEKMLRGIADALVPRPWMFDTTDRNEVEDLTIQRFVPKLRQAVDSIISQSRIAQILRAQWCLQSKLYQMQIELEKSLTTPYQTSGEFEQFTTQLQQVKDELEPIKEELECRQVKDRLTQEELEKTKCQLRAIQTKMQEIESAAVPLSQLAELYLTQGKLEDAIAVCEQVLKIQPTFAPPYKTLGNALQAQGKLEEAKSWYLRALEIQPDFAPALANLGTINAQQQHWQEAIACYQKALAIQPNFAGAYRNLSRVFSQIGKPDEAVECCYAAVILEPETTAEEYFNLGNTLLQQGKQERAIVCYRRAVYLNPNLSEAHDKLSEVMSVVGE